Proteins encoded by one window of Methanomicrobiales archaeon:
- a CDS encoding PAS domain S-box protein, translated as MSGSSCPPDAVLEDRQASIAIARRQTEDRLRRSERRFTEVLDASPVPAALAQADGRYTLLNQKFTELLGYTLADIPAEEEWFERAFPDASEREEAAAAKVCTGRVWCRSGEEKTVRFRAVPLSDGTRYVACEEVSTPLQRLRGGASCRKEEPHLSRS; from the coding sequence ATGTCGGGATCTTCCTGCCCCCCCGATGCGGTGCTCGAAGACCGCCAGGCCTCCATCGCGATCGCCCGGCGGCAGACCGAGGACCGCCTCCGCCGCAGCGAACGGCGGTTCACCGAGGTGCTCGATGCTTCCCCGGTCCCGGCCGCCCTTGCGCAGGCGGACGGGCGCTACACCCTCCTCAACCAGAAGTTCACCGAGCTCCTCGGGTATACCCTGGCGGATATTCCTGCAGAAGAAGAGTGGTTCGAACGGGCGTTCCCGGATGCGAGCGAGCGAGAGGAGGCGGCCGCCGCCAAGGTGTGCACAGGGCGGGTGTGGTGCAGGAGCGGCGAGGAGAAGACCGTCCGCTTCCGTGCGGTCCCCCTCAGCGATGGGACCCGGTATGTCGCCTGCGAAGAGGTTTCAACTCCCCTGCAGCGGCTCCGCGGCGGAGCCTCCTGCCGCAAAGAGGAGCCTCATCTCTCCCGCTCGTAG
- a CDS encoding DUF2298 domain-containing protein, which produces MDGISQAYCVLAWAGLIKLLQMSVWPHLRSTLSQYAYPAAFPFSILLFALGSWYLALLRLPIQLSLLVFIGLAISGIVRGGYSREALRGLAVWDALFLLGFAFALGLRFVNPAISHFSEQFMNHAFLAGIMLNPQIPPLDPWFVGGDLSIYYYLGHFTMGALAIAVSAPSEVAFNLILPTVFGVSFVMLYALGDLILPRHRWLPLAVLFAIPPSVLWFLGSGCGLYGALDRTNWLIAGGRFEFPLFSLFLGNAHAFEIGIFNQLLLLFLLAFAWHRWVDLDLRGRLHLVLLLSLSLGTMPLLNAWDALVYGPLVLGFVLYQRLRARRDAPHSSAWTPALLVPPIALCWYLPCYLHLQPSGIEGIGSGFGPTDPVSFLGVWGFFLLVLYLDCARDMAQSPGYLLSGLPFLFAGYCSLAVALVPLLYLVRRGKHAFSEFLCVAGLSALIFCEIFYFQERLGGDYSRFNTVFKFYFVSWVLLGSGSLLVAGARLSQRRPLFTPAVQRLAAAGAAIALLIAPFALPIDIGRGLLGIQYPSGYHTLDGSAYLEGVHPGDAAAIAYLKGLPGSHRIVEAENGDYTYYSRVSTFTGIPTILGQRAHEFTWRGNPDGWYEERPEDIRAIYEDPHRTIPLMDKYGMTLLYVGDLERERYSVSLPPGGLNRIYDEGGVQIYERER; this is translated from the coding sequence ATGGATGGCATCTCCCAGGCATACTGCGTTCTGGCATGGGCAGGGCTCATCAAACTGCTCCAGATGAGCGTCTGGCCCCACCTCCGATCCACGCTCTCGCAGTACGCCTATCCAGCCGCTTTTCCGTTCTCGATCCTCCTCTTCGCACTGGGCAGCTGGTATCTCGCCCTCCTGCGGCTCCCGATCCAGCTCTCCCTGCTCGTGTTCATCGGCCTGGCGATCTCCGGCATTGTGCGGGGCGGATATTCCCGCGAAGCGCTGCGGGGTCTCGCCGTCTGGGATGCGCTCTTCCTGCTCGGTTTTGCATTCGCCCTCGGATTGCGGTTCGTCAACCCCGCAATCAGCCATTTCAGCGAGCAGTTCATGAACCATGCCTTCCTGGCCGGCATCATGCTGAACCCCCAGATCCCGCCGCTGGATCCCTGGTTCGTCGGCGGGGACCTGAGTATCTATTACTACCTGGGCCACTTCACGATGGGGGCACTCGCCATCGCTGTCTCCGCTCCTTCCGAAGTGGCGTTCAACCTCATCCTGCCGACCGTGTTCGGGGTCTCGTTTGTTATGCTGTATGCGCTGGGGGACCTGATCCTTCCCCGCCACAGGTGGCTCCCGCTCGCGGTGCTCTTCGCCATCCCGCCATCCGTGCTCTGGTTCCTCGGCTCCGGCTGCGGCCTCTACGGTGCCCTGGACCGCACCAACTGGCTGATCGCCGGCGGGCGCTTCGAGTTCCCGCTCTTCTCCCTCTTCCTGGGCAACGCCCACGCGTTCGAGATCGGGATCTTCAACCAGCTCCTCCTCCTCTTCCTCCTGGCGTTCGCATGGCACCGATGGGTTGATCTGGATCTTCGCGGGAGACTGCATCTCGTCCTGCTCCTCTCGCTCTCCCTGGGGACGATGCCCCTCCTCAATGCCTGGGATGCCCTCGTCTACGGCCCGCTCGTGCTGGGATTCGTTCTCTACCAGCGGCTCCGGGCGCGGCGCGATGCACCGCACTCCAGCGCCTGGACCCCTGCACTCCTCGTCCCCCCGATCGCGCTCTGCTGGTACCTCCCCTGTTACCTGCACCTGCAGCCCTCCGGTATCGAGGGCATCGGCTCCGGTTTCGGGCCGACGGATCCGGTGAGTTTTCTCGGGGTGTGGGGTTTCTTCCTGCTTGTACTCTACCTGGACTGCGCTCGGGATATGGCGCAGTCCCCGGGATATCTCCTCTCTGGCCTACCCTTCCTCTTTGCCGGCTACTGCTCCCTCGCCGTTGCCCTGGTGCCGCTCCTCTACCTCGTCCGCAGGGGGAAACACGCGTTTTCAGAGTTCCTCTGCGTGGCGGGGCTGTCCGCCCTCATCTTCTGCGAGATCTTCTACTTCCAGGAGAGGCTCGGAGGGGACTACAGCCGCTTCAACACGGTATTCAAGTTCTACTTCGTTTCCTGGGTGCTCCTCGGGAGCGGGTCGCTGCTCGTCGCGGGCGCGCGCCTCTCCCAGCGGAGGCCGCTCTTCACCCCCGCTGTGCAGCGCCTGGCAGCGGCGGGGGCTGCCATCGCCCTGCTGATCGCGCCGTTCGCGCTCCCGATCGATATCGGCAGGGGCCTCCTCGGCATCCAGTACCCCTCGGGCTACCACACCCTGGACGGTTCGGCCTACCTGGAGGGCGTCCATCCGGGGGACGCTGCCGCCATCGCCTACTTGAAAGGCCTGCCTGGCAGCCACCGCATCGTGGAGGCCGAGAACGGAGACTACACCTACTACTCGCGGGTGTCGACGTTCACGGGCATCCCCACCATCCTGGGGCAGCGGGCTCACGAGTTCACCTGGCGGGGCAATCCCGACGGCTGGTACGAAGAGCGTCCGGAGGATATCCGGGCCATCTACGAGGACCCGCACCGGACGATCCCGCTTATGGATAAATACGGTATGACCCTGCTCTATGTCGGCGACCTCGAACGGGAGCGCTACAGCGTCAGCCTCCCCCCTGGGGGCCTGAACCGGATATACGATGAAGGGGGTGTCCAGATCTACGAGCGGGAGAGATGA
- a CDS encoding metal-dependent hydrolase, with the protein MRLTWLGHACFYLEGSRKLLIDPFVPNGRPPQDADLVFVTHGHADHLGDALALGRKIVCNNEIAKFLAEKGIPAVGMNIGGTVNVDGISATMVPAIHSSWLESGGRGFYGGLAAGFVIRMDGVTVYDAGDTALFSDMRLIGELYRPDVVMLPIGGHFTMGPQEAMMAAQFVGAPLVIPMHYGTWPVIDQDAQSFRRAIERTTDMRVAVLAPGEGIEVGQE; encoded by the coding sequence ATGAGACTCACCTGGCTGGGACATGCCTGTTTCTACCTGGAGGGCAGCAGGAAGCTCCTGATCGATCCCTTCGTCCCGAACGGCCGCCCCCCGCAGGATGCCGATCTGGTCTTCGTCACGCACGGCCACGCGGATCACCTGGGGGACGCGCTCGCCCTCGGTAGGAAGATCGTCTGCAACAACGAGATTGCCAAGTTCCTCGCGGAGAAGGGGATACCGGCCGTGGGGATGAACATCGGCGGAACGGTGAACGTGGACGGGATCTCCGCCACGATGGTACCGGCCATTCACTCCTCCTGGCTGGAGAGCGGCGGACGGGGATTCTATGGCGGGCTTGCGGCGGGTTTCGTCATTCGCATGGACGGCGTGACAGTGTACGATGCCGGCGACACGGCGCTCTTCTCGGACATGAGGCTGATCGGGGAGCTCTACCGCCCGGATGTCGTCATGCTTCCCATCGGGGGGCACTTCACGATGGGGCCGCAGGAGGCGATGATGGCGGCGCAGTTCGTGGGCGCACCGCTGGTCATACCCATGCACTACGGCACCTGGCCCGTCATCGATCAGGATGCGCAGAGTTTCCGCCGGGCGATCGAGCGGACGACCGACATGCGGGTGGCGGTGCTCGCCCCGGGTGAAGGGATCGAGGTAGGTCAAGAATAG
- a CDS encoding response regulator receiver protein — MPEDARKKQLLQLFENITSKTKIVEPMKKIHGSLRDRDAIEREIALIMREVLDKGYFKTKLTPRQLATLIMAFQDGKNDTEIARLLGDEKLSKTVARARVRLKLFRELDFKMPFDRTSLEALLESGKTMKEVSDELGVSPSTLREYRHVIEEQQDHTLDYYLERIRDVMEDRDLTQQMTRGVTVDGLGEAIDITEAELIDIG, encoded by the coding sequence ATGCCAGAAGACGCGAGGAAAAAACAGCTGCTGCAGCTCTTCGAGAACATCACCAGCAAGACGAAGATCGTGGAGCCGATGAAGAAGATCCACGGATCCCTTCGGGACAGGGATGCGATCGAGCGCGAGATAGCGCTCATCATGCGCGAAGTTCTCGACAAAGGCTACTTCAAGACCAAGCTCACGCCCCGGCAGCTCGCCACACTGATCATGGCCTTCCAGGATGGCAAGAACGACACCGAGATCGCCAGGCTGCTCGGAGACGAGAAGCTCTCCAAGACCGTGGCGCGGGCGCGTGTCCGCCTGAAGCTCTTCCGGGAGCTGGACTTCAAGATGCCGTTTGACCGCACCTCCCTGGAAGCGCTCCTTGAATCCGGCAAGACCATGAAGGAGGTCAGCGACGAGCTCGGTGTGAGTCCCTCGACGCTGCGGGAGTACCGTCACGTGATCGAGGAGCAGCAGGACCACACCCTGGACTACTACCTTGAGCGCATCCGGGACGTGATGGAGGACCGCGACCTCACCCAGCAGATGACGCGGGGGGTGACGGTGGACGGGCTCGGCGAGGCCATCGACATCACGGAGGCCGAGCTGATCGATATCGGATAG
- the glyS gene encoding glycine--tRNA ligase, with the protein MVKETDTYEKVMELARRRGFVWPTAEIYGSVAGFVDYGPLGAMMKRRIENVWREFYVVQEGYYEIESPTIGIEEIFIASGHVKGFADKMVQCPHCREYLRADHCVEDGGGCSAASLSAEALAEALQCRPCPSCGEILGPVPVFEFNLMFETSIGPGAQRKGYLRPETAQGMFTLFHRLLRFYRDRLPFGAVQIGKSYRNEISPRQGMIRLREFSQAEAEIFVHPLEKRHPAFGRYADYAVDLLGIREQQAGIPPIRMTMADAVREGCIANEYVAYYIALTHQLLVRIGVDPKRLRFRQHLCEERAHYATDCWDAEIFSDRFGWVEIVGIADRTDYDLRSHAKQSGVPFTVFVPFRESRRERRRRVVPDMKRLGPLFRERAKEVGEALAAAEPGEEGARVEIRGERMLIPPDCYQVRDEEVEVRGEEVVPHVIEPSYGIDRMLYAVLEHSYGEEMVEGEIRRVLRFPPHVAPIQAAVFPLVNRDGLNEIAEEAARSLTSSGILAEYDDAGAIGRRYRRQDEVGTPYAVTIDYDTKEDRTVTLRERDSMEQVRVPLDALPSLLNALLEGRRTFASLRP; encoded by the coding sequence ATGGTGAAAGAGACCGATACCTACGAGAAGGTGATGGAGCTGGCGCGGCGCAGGGGTTTTGTCTGGCCGACCGCGGAGATATACGGCTCTGTCGCCGGTTTCGTGGACTATGGACCCCTCGGTGCGATGATGAAGCGGCGCATCGAGAATGTCTGGAGGGAATTTTACGTCGTCCAGGAGGGCTACTACGAGATCGAGAGCCCCACCATCGGCATCGAGGAGATCTTCATCGCCTCCGGCCACGTGAAGGGGTTCGCGGACAAGATGGTCCAGTGCCCCCACTGCCGGGAGTACCTGCGGGCAGACCACTGCGTCGAAGACGGGGGCGGGTGCAGCGCCGCCTCCCTTTCCGCCGAAGCCCTCGCGGAAGCGCTGCAGTGCCGCCCCTGCCCCTCCTGCGGCGAGATCCTCGGTCCGGTGCCGGTCTTTGAGTTCAACCTGATGTTCGAGACGAGCATCGGGCCCGGTGCGCAGCGGAAGGGCTACCTACGCCCGGAGACCGCACAGGGCATGTTCACCCTCTTCCACCGCCTCCTCCGCTTCTACCGCGACCGTCTCCCCTTCGGAGCGGTCCAGATCGGCAAGTCGTACAGAAACGAGATATCCCCCCGCCAGGGCATGATCCGCCTGCGGGAGTTTTCGCAGGCGGAGGCGGAGATCTTCGTCCATCCGCTGGAGAAGCGGCATCCCGCATTCGGGCGGTACGCGGACTACGCCGTGGATCTGCTGGGCATCCGCGAGCAGCAGGCGGGGATACCGCCGATCCGCATGACCATGGCGGATGCCGTGCGGGAAGGGTGCATCGCCAACGAGTACGTCGCCTACTACATCGCCCTCACCCACCAGCTCCTTGTGCGGATCGGCGTCGATCCGAAGCGCCTCCGTTTCCGGCAGCACCTCTGCGAGGAGCGGGCGCACTACGCGACGGACTGCTGGGACGCGGAGATCTTCTCCGACCGCTTCGGCTGGGTGGAGATCGTGGGCATCGCGGATCGGACGGATTACGATCTGCGATCCCACGCGAAGCAGAGCGGGGTGCCGTTCACGGTCTTCGTGCCCTTCCGGGAGTCCCGCCGCGAGCGGAGACGACGCGTCGTCCCGGACATGAAGAGGCTCGGGCCCCTCTTCCGCGAGCGGGCGAAGGAGGTGGGCGAAGCGCTGGCGGCTGCGGAGCCGGGAGAGGAGGGGGCCCGGGTCGAGATCCGCGGCGAGAGGATGCTGATCCCGCCCGACTGCTACCAGGTGCGGGACGAGGAGGTCGAGGTGCGCGGCGAGGAGGTCGTCCCCCACGTCATCGAGCCCTCGTACGGGATCGACCGCATGCTCTACGCGGTGCTCGAACATTCCTACGGGGAGGAGATGGTGGAGGGCGAGATACGCCGCGTCCTCCGTTTCCCCCCGCACGTGGCCCCGATCCAGGCGGCGGTCTTCCCGCTCGTCAACCGCGACGGACTGAACGAGATCGCAGAAGAGGCCGCCCGCTCCCTCACGTCCAGCGGGATCCTCGCCGAGTACGACGATGCAGGGGCAATCGGACGCCGTTACCGCCGCCAGGACGAGGTCGGCACGCCCTACGCCGTCACGATCGACTACGATACGAAGGAGGACCGCACGGTCACGCTCCGGGAGCGCGACAGCATGGAGCAGGTCCGGGTGCCGCTGGACGCCCTCCCGTCGCTCCTGAACGCGCTCCTGGAGGGTCGGCGGACGTTCGCCTCCCTCCGCCCATGA
- a CDS encoding DEAD/DEAH box helicase produces MKTVTHPLIRPESLEERRYQLSLALRALDGNSMIVLPTGLGKTAIALLVAASRLYTEGGKILFIAPTKPLVEQHLRFFRRFLLLDGDGDFSMFTGETHPQERKERWEACRVCFATPQVIKNDLIAARYSLRDVSLLIVDECHRAVGNYAYVYLAERYRRDARSPLILAMTASPGGDSARVREVCENLGIRVVETRTEEDEDVRPYVHEREVLFVNVDLPEPLAQAILDLNDLLESRLDHLKRQNYTVPRRERLSMRALELINAQIQRRIREKDRSAFLAASVYAECMKIRHAIALAESQGSVALSRYLEKLTREATSGRGSKASLRLVRDPLFQRLLERSAAWKGEMHPKLQIILDLVRRQLEGFPESRIIIFATYRDTVQLLVDHLMANGYPARRFVGQAAKDQEKGLSQKMQIELLQRFRAGEFKVLIATSVGEEGLDVPSTDMVIFYEAVPSEIRSIQRKGRTGRSGAGRIVVLVTRGTSDEVYRYVSQRKEEAMVEGMRAMRSDAVRQQNAGGRQLSISTFVEEEGPLVVVDDRETASRVVEHLESLGARIRLERLDVGDYAVGERILVERKTARDFMDTLVNRDLFGQLRALADAALRPVLIIEGGDLYGIRDIHPNAIRGTLAAIGVDMGISVFFCRDEAETAEMLCVLARREEEGPGGERKIHHRKASRTPREQLEYIVSAFPSIGPRNARILLEHFGSVQAITNAGEEDLRKVKGIGEKSAEQIFELSRRKYL; encoded by the coding sequence ATGAAGACGGTCACCCACCCGCTCATCCGCCCCGAAAGCCTCGAGGAGCGGCGCTACCAGTTGTCCCTCGCCCTGCGGGCGCTGGACGGCAACAGCATGATCGTCCTCCCCACCGGACTGGGGAAGACCGCGATCGCGCTCCTCGTGGCAGCGTCCCGGCTCTACACCGAAGGGGGCAAGATACTCTTCATCGCCCCCACGAAACCCCTGGTTGAGCAGCACCTCCGCTTCTTTCGCAGGTTTCTCCTCCTGGACGGGGACGGAGACTTCTCCATGTTCACCGGTGAGACGCATCCCCAGGAGCGGAAGGAGCGCTGGGAGGCGTGCCGGGTCTGCTTCGCCACTCCGCAGGTTATCAAGAACGATCTCATCGCCGCCCGCTACAGCCTCCGCGATGTCTCCCTGCTGATCGTCGACGAGTGCCACCGCGCTGTGGGCAACTACGCCTACGTCTACCTGGCGGAACGCTACCGGCGGGACGCCCGATCCCCGCTCATCCTGGCGATGACTGCATCCCCGGGGGGCGACAGCGCACGGGTGCGGGAGGTATGCGAGAATCTCGGTATCCGCGTGGTGGAGACCCGCACCGAGGAGGACGAGGACGTCCGCCCCTACGTCCACGAGCGGGAGGTGCTGTTCGTCAACGTCGATCTCCCGGAGCCGCTCGCGCAGGCAATCCTGGACCTGAACGACCTTCTCGAGTCCCGCCTCGATCACCTGAAGAGGCAGAACTACACCGTCCCGCGGCGGGAGCGGCTGAGCATGCGGGCGCTGGAGCTGATCAACGCCCAGATCCAGAGGAGGATCCGGGAGAAGGACCGCTCCGCGTTCCTGGCCGCCTCCGTCTACGCGGAGTGCATGAAGATCCGCCACGCGATCGCGCTCGCCGAGTCGCAGGGGAGCGTGGCGCTCTCGCGCTACCTGGAGAAGCTCACCCGGGAGGCGACCTCCGGCAGGGGCTCCAAGGCCAGCCTGCGGCTGGTGCGGGATCCGCTCTTCCAGAGGTTGCTGGAGCGGTCCGCCGCGTGGAAGGGCGAGATGCACCCGAAGCTCCAGATCATCCTCGACCTGGTGCGCCGCCAGCTGGAAGGTTTTCCGGAGAGCCGGATCATCATCTTCGCCACCTACCGGGATACGGTCCAGCTCCTGGTCGATCACCTCATGGCAAACGGCTATCCGGCCAGGCGGTTCGTCGGCCAGGCAGCGAAGGATCAGGAGAAGGGACTCTCCCAGAAGATGCAGATCGAGCTCCTGCAGCGGTTCCGGGCGGGGGAGTTCAAGGTGCTGATCGCGACCTCCGTCGGCGAAGAAGGGCTCGATGTGCCCTCCACCGACATGGTGATCTTCTACGAGGCCGTCCCCTCGGAGATCCGCAGCATCCAGAGGAAGGGGAGGACCGGGCGGAGCGGCGCCGGGCGGATCGTGGTGCTGGTGACCCGCGGCACTTCGGATGAGGTCTACCGCTATGTCAGCCAGAGAAAGGAGGAGGCGATGGTGGAAGGGATGCGGGCGATGCGCTCCGACGCCGTCCGCCAGCAGAACGCGGGCGGCCGCCAGCTCTCCATCTCGACCTTCGTCGAGGAGGAGGGGCCGCTCGTCGTCGTCGACGATCGCGAGACCGCGTCGCGGGTGGTCGAACACCTGGAGAGCCTGGGTGCCCGCATCCGACTGGAGCGGCTGGACGTCGGCGATTATGCCGTGGGGGAGCGGATACTCGTGGAGCGGAAGACCGCCCGTGACTTCATGGACACCCTGGTCAACCGGGATCTCTTCGGGCAGCTGCGGGCGCTGGCGGACGCCGCCCTTCGCCCCGTGCTCATCATCGAGGGCGGCGACCTCTACGGCATCCGGGATATCCATCCCAACGCCATCCGGGGCACACTGGCGGCCATCGGGGTGGACATGGGAATATCCGTCTTCTTCTGCCGGGACGAGGCGGAGACCGCGGAGATGCTCTGCGTGCTGGCCCGGCGGGAAGAGGAGGGGCCGGGGGGCGAGAGGAAGATCCACCACCGCAAGGCGTCCCGCACGCCGCGGGAGCAGCTGGAGTACATCGTCTCTGCCTTCCCCTCCATCGGGCCCAGGAACGCACGGATCCTGCTCGAGCACTTCGGATCCGTCCAGGCGATCACCAACGCCGGAGAGGAGGACCTGCGGAAGGTGAAGGGGATCGGGGAGAAGAGCGCCGAGCAGATCTTCGAACTCTCCCGCCGGAAGTACCTCTAG
- a CDS encoding autoantigen p27 domain-containing protein produces MKAPDEIMAEYLLKGGKMLSRACAECGSPLFEYKGRTCCVVCEHPRDEEQPAEAPVPPAAAPHAGERRAAENPAIEVALQETLIELCRRIQAEPDPNRCLLLMQCLREGIAALREIG; encoded by the coding sequence ATGAAAGCGCCCGACGAGATCATGGCTGAATACCTTTTGAAGGGCGGGAAGATGCTCTCCCGCGCCTGCGCGGAGTGCGGCTCCCCCCTCTTCGAGTACAAGGGCAGGACATGCTGCGTCGTCTGCGAACATCCCCGGGACGAGGAGCAGCCGGCGGAGGCGCCCGTTCCCCCTGCAGCCGCTCCCCATGCCGGGGAACGGAGGGCAGCTGAAAATCCGGCCATCGAGGTCGCGCTGCAGGAGACCCTGATCGAGCTCTGCCGCCGCATCCAGGCCGAACCGGATCCGAACCGCTGCCTCCTGCTGATGCAGTGCCTGCGGGAGGGGATTGCCGCCCTCCGCGAGATCGGCTAG
- a CDS encoding UPF0147 family protein, translated as MANPATTINACVQMLSQIMEDTSIPRNIRRVADETRNVLTDDSKTIGLRAATAISMIDEVSNDPNMPVHARTRIWELCSQLETIPLD; from the coding sequence ATGGCGAATCCAGCAACGACAATAAACGCATGTGTCCAGATGCTGTCCCAGATCATGGAGGACACCAGCATTCCGCGGAACATCCGCCGCGTGGCAGACGAGACGCGCAACGTTCTCACCGACGACTCCAAGACGATCGGCCTCCGGGCCGCGACGGCAATCTCCATGATCGACGAGGTCAGCAACGACCCCAACATGCCGGTGCACGCCCGCACCCGAATCTGGGAACTCTGCTCGCAGCTGGAGACGATCCCGCTGGATTGA
- a CDS encoding radical SAM protein: MATLSERQCRSALVRSRIPGADYCINPYGGCGHGCVYCYAAFMKRFLRTAEPWGSFVQARTNIADRLAREIAGGRREGRVLLSSVTDPYQPAEQQYRLTRACLERLSRTRMPVSILTKSDGVLRDLDVLRGMADVEVGFSITTADDDLARLLEPGASPPSRRFHALSALAAAGIRTWVFISPVIPGIGDSDESLSAILARAERAGVGCVDYDPLNCYPSAIAALRSLIQCCRPGKLAELEAACADPQRFAHRIASRARILWPRYRFIPPDRAGA, from the coding sequence ATGGCAACGCTCTCGGAACGGCAGTGCCGCAGCGCCCTGGTCCGTTCGAGGATCCCCGGCGCGGACTACTGCATCAACCCATACGGCGGGTGCGGCCATGGCTGCGTCTACTGCTATGCGGCGTTCATGAAGCGGTTCCTCCGCACCGCCGAGCCCTGGGGATCCTTCGTCCAGGCGAGGACCAACATCGCCGACCGCCTGGCCCGCGAGATCGCCGGGGGGAGAAGAGAGGGGCGGGTGCTGCTCTCCAGCGTCACCGACCCCTACCAGCCCGCGGAGCAGCAGTACCGTCTCACCCGGGCCTGCCTGGAGCGGTTGAGCCGAACCCGGATGCCGGTCTCCATCCTCACGAAATCCGACGGCGTCCTCCGCGACCTGGACGTTCTGCGCGGCATGGCGGACGTCGAGGTCGGGTTCTCGATCACGACCGCCGACGACGACCTCGCCCGCCTCCTGGAGCCCGGAGCCTCCCCGCCGTCCCGCCGCTTCCATGCCCTGTCCGCGCTCGCGGCGGCGGGCATCCGCACCTGGGTCTTCATCTCCCCCGTCATCCCCGGGATCGGGGACTCGGATGAGTCGCTCTCCGCCATCCTCGCGCGGGCGGAGCGGGCGGGCGTCGGCTGCGTGGACTACGATCCCCTCAACTGCTACCCCTCGGCGATCGCCGCCCTGCGAAGCCTCATCCAGTGCTGCCGCCCCGGAAAACTGGCGGAGCTCGAAGCGGCATGTGCGGATCCCCAGCGGTTCGCGCACCGGATCGCAAGCCGTGCCCGAATTCTCTGGCCACGCTACAGGTTCATCCCGCCGGACCGCGCGGGGGCCTGA
- a CDS encoding secondary thiamine-phosphate synthase enzyme YjbQ → MYRDTLQITTRGEGDIVDLTPGVRRIVRESGIADGIVHVFVTGSTAAITTIEFEPGVLSDLRRALSVIAPADIPYAHDRAWGDGNGRSHVKAAIVGPSLTLPLAGGELGCGTWQQIVLLELDVRSSRSRTVTCTVMG, encoded by the coding sequence ATGTATCGGGATACCCTGCAGATCACCACACGGGGCGAGGGCGATATCGTCGACCTCACCCCCGGCGTACGGCGGATCGTCCGCGAGAGCGGAATCGCCGACGGGATCGTCCATGTATTCGTGACGGGATCGACGGCGGCGATCACCACGATCGAGTTCGAGCCGGGCGTGCTCTCCGATCTCCGGCGGGCGCTCTCGGTCATCGCCCCCGCTGACATCCCCTACGCCCACGACCGCGCCTGGGGGGACGGAAACGGGCGGTCGCACGTGAAAGCGGCGATCGTGGGGCCGTCGCTCACGCTGCCGCTCGCGGGCGGGGAGCTGGGCTGCGGCACCTGGCAGCAGATCGTCCTTCTGGAGCTGGACGTCCGCTCAAGCCGCAGCCGCACCGTCACCTGCACGGTGATGGGATGA